The Halostagnicola larsenii XH-48 region GCTGCTGTACTCGTATCTCGATCAGTTGCTCAACACCCTCAACGGGATCGATCGACCGGACGTCGCGTTTCGCGTCAACGGCCTGTTCATCGTCGCGAACGTCGTCGCGAACGTCGGTCTCGTCGCCGCAATCGGCTGGGCCGGTGCAGCGGTCGGGACGACGCTATCGGCCGGATTGGGCCTCGTGGCCGCGTTTTACGCGCTCCGGAACCGCCTCGAGTTCGACCTGCCGCTGGCCGAAATTTCCCGCCAGTGGATCGCGGCCATCGCGATGGGCGCTGTCGTCTATCCCGCGACGATGCTCGCCGGACCGCCTTCGGAGAGCCTCGAGTCGACGGCCGTCACCGCCGGCATCGTCGCGGGCGGCGCTGCGGTGTACGTCGTCGTCCTCTTCGCGATGTCGGCGCACTTCCGCGACGTCGTTCGAAACAATGCACCGATCGACATTCCGCGCGTCACGGGCCGATAGCCGGAAACACTCGTCGATAGGCGGAATCGCTCCACCCACCGCTCTCGGTACTGGACCTCGAGATTCGAGACTGAGTGCCGGGTGCCGAAAACGGCGGCCACGGCTCGGAAGTTTCGATCAGAGAACGTCGTTGTAGATCCCGAGAATCCGATCGCCGATCCGGTCCCAGCTCACTTCGCGAACTTCTTCGCGGCCGTTCGACCGCGAGTCTGCCTCGAGGACGGAAACGAGGTGATCGACCAGTTCGTCTTCCGTTTCGCCGACGCCCGAAGGCGAGACGTTCTCGAGACGAGTTCGCACGTCGCCGACGGCCGTCGAGACGACCGGGAGGTTACAGGCCATCGCTTCCTTGACCGTGTTCGGGGAGCCCTCGTGTTTCGAGGTGAGCAATAGCGCGTCGGCGGCGTTCATGTAGACGGGCACCTCCTCGTGGTCGACCCCGGAGATGGTCTGGAGTTCGATCTTCTCGTCGAGGCGGTCTCGAGCGCCCTCGACGACGCGCTCGGCCAGTGGGTAGTTCTTGCGCTCGTAGTCGGGCGAGTACGGAAAGAGGACCTGCTTCGTGTCCCGGTCCCAGCCGACTCGCTCGCGGGCCTCGAGCCGATCCATCGGTTCGAACCGCTCGAGGTCGATGCCGCTCGGGAGGATGTGGGCCTCGCGGCCGAGCAGATCCCGCATCTCCGCGCTGCGGACCGTAATCGCATCACAGCGCCACGCACACGCTTTCGTCACCCGACCGTCGAAGCCCACCACGTCCGAGCCCCACAGCGTGAGGACGACGGGCAGCGAAAACTGGGTGATCGCGTAGGGGGCGGTGAGCCCGTAGTTCGCGTGGATTAGGTCGAACTCGCCGTCGCGGAGCGCGCGTCGCACTCGCGGGAAGAACTCAAGGTACTCCCAGACGCCCCGCCCACTGCCCATGTCGCCGTCAATCTGGTCTTCGCCCGGCACGACGACCACCGTCGCGTCGACGCCTTTTGACTCGAGGGTCTCGATCTGCTGGTCGAAGAAGACCTCTCTCGAGGTCGTCAGGTAGAGTACTCGAAGCGGCCGATTCCGGTGCATCGTTGGTCAGGACTCCTCGCCGATCAGCGACGCGTCTGATTTCGAAAGCCCGTACAGGTAGCCGAATCCGACGGCCGCGGTGAACACGAAGATAGCCACGAGCTGTTTGACCTTCGGCAGTGACGGACTGATCGCGAGGTTTCGGAGCCGGGAGGGAACGAACTCGAGCATGAGCTGTTTCAGGTAGTCGTTCTTGTCGCCCGCGGCTTCCGGAAGGAGGAGGTCCATGATCCGTTTGGAGTACCCCTGCCAGAACGACCGGAAGACGAGCCAGCGAAACTCCCCGCGGTAGTCGAAGAGCTTGTGGTGGACGACCGCGTCGGTGTTGTAGATCACGCCGGTCCCGTACTTGTTCGCGATTCGAATACAGACGGGTGCCTCGTGGGCTTGAATGTGCCTGTCGCCTTTGCGGCCGGTGTTTTGGTCGTAGCCCCCGACGTTCAGGAAGATATCGCGCCGGTAGGAGATGTTCGAGCCGTAGGTGTTTCGCAGTTCCTCCATGTGCTCGCCCATCCCGCGTTCGTCACAGCCGACGAGCCAGTAGAACTCCGCGGGGAAGAAGTCGGGTTTCTCGGTCACCCAGTCGGCCGCGACGTGGCCGCCGACGGCGTTCGCGTCGGTCTCCTCGTAGACGCGGGCGAGTTCGTCGATCCAGTCCGGTTCGGCGACGGCGTCGTCGTCGATGAACGCGACGACCTCGCCGTCGGCGAGTTCGGCACCCTTCGTTCGACTGTAGGAGATGCCCTGATTCTCGTCGTTACAGTGGACGACGACATCGTCGTGGTCGCCGAAATCGTTCTCGACGCGATCGTAGACGGCGTCGTTGCCGTCGACGACGATCACGGTCTCGAGGGGATCGTACCGCTGGGCGAGGACGCTTTCGACGCACTCCGAAAAAACGTCGTACCGCTCCATCGCGTACGTGCAAATGACGACGGAGACCTTCATTGGCGATTGATTGCGATGACCGGCGAATAAGCCTTTTCGTTCGCCGGTAGTCGGTGTCGAATCTGTGAGTGACGACGAATCCGACTGGTAGACGCGGGATAGTTCCAGTTTCGAGTCGAAATTACCCGTCCGTTCGGCCCGTCTCGAGATAGCGGACCGACAAGTAGATGACAAAGCTTATTCCCGACTTGGGACAGTTCCAAGTTAATGAGTACCGATACGGAACACGTCGGCGAGGAAACGGAGTCCTCCTTCCTCGAGACGTTGAAACAGTGGTATCACCTCCCCCTTATCGGGGTCGTGATGCTGTTTATGTACTGGGTCCGAATGCGGCCCCGGGATAATTTCACGTACGAAGACGGCTCGCCGATGCTGAGTGGCGTAGACTCGTATTATCACTGGCGGACGATCGAATGGACCGCGGAGAACTTCCCGCATACGATGCCGTACGAAGTGTATACCGGATTTCCCTCCGGTGCCTACGTCGGCCAGTTCGGGACGTTGTTCGATCAACTCATCGTCACGGCGGCGATGATCGTCGGACTCGGCGATCCGTCGTCGGAGACGCTCTTTACCGTCGCGATTCTATCGGTTCCGATAATGGCGGCACTCGTCGCCGTTCCAGTCTTCTACATGGGGCGGCGCCTCGGTGGCACGGTCGGCGGTCTGGTCTCAATCGTCGTGCTCTCCTTGTTCCCCGGGAGTTTCCTCGCACGAAGCACCGTCGGGCAACTGGATCACCACGTCGGCGAAGTGCTGTTCATGGCAATCGCCGTGCTGGCGATGATGGTCGCGCTTCGAGCCGCCGAGCGCGATAAGCCGATCTACGAACTGCTTGTAGACAGAGACTGGGCAACGCTGAAGGCGCCGACGATCTACAGCGCTCTCGCTGGACTCGCGGTTTCGCTGTACATCTGGGTCTGGCCGTCGGGCGTCGTCCTCGTCGGCGTTCTCGCCATCTTCTTCGCCGTCCAGCTCTGTCTGGACTACGTCCGCGGCGTTTCTCCCGATCACATCGCCTTCGTCGGAGCGATCAGCATGGGTGTTACCGCACTCATCACGGCACTGCTGATCGAAGAACTGAGCGCGAGCGCGACGAGTTTCGGCTACGTCCAACCGGTCGCGGCGCTGCTGGTCGGGTTCGGCTGCGTGTTCATGGCCTGGCTGGCGCGTCAGTGGGATAACCGCGATCTCGAGTCCCGGTATTACCCGGCGGCGATCGCGGGATTGATCCTGGTCGCATTCGCCGGAATGGCACTGGTTCTTCCCGACCTCTTCGGAACAATCTCCGACAATCTCGTTCGCCGACTGGTGCCGTTCGGAGGCGCCGGTACCGACGCGACGATTCAGGAAGCCCAGCGCCCGGAGAACTTCCTCTCGGCGCACGTGTTCGAGGAGTTCGGTGCCGCCTTCTACACGATGATCGTTGGAATCGTGTTTCTCCTCCTTCGGCCGTACTTCGATCGGGAGTTCCGCACAGAGCACACGCTCCTGATCGTCTGGGCACTGTTTCTCACGAGCATGGCGGCGACGCAGGTCCGGTTCGCTTACTATCTCGTTCTCCCGGTAGCCGTGCTCAACGCGGTGTTCATCGCGGATATCTCTCGGTTCATCAATCTCGACCTCGAGCACGGCCTCCAGAGCGTCAAACAGATCGAGACCTACCAGATAATCGTCATTGGGATGGTCGTGTTGCTCGTCTTCGCGTCGATTCCGATGGCTGCCGCCAGTCCGTGGCAAGTCACCGGGGACAATCCCGAGGCGGGCAGCCCCGCCCCAGCACCGAGCGCAGGTTCGCAACTATGGGAGGGATCCAACCAGTGGCTCGCCGAAAACACGCCGGATCCGGGCAACTACGGCGGCGCTGACAATGCCAGCGAACTCCCGTACGACGGCACCTACGAGTACCCCGACGGCGAGGATTACGACTATCCCGGGGGTGCCTACGGCGTGATGTCGTGGTGGGACTACGGCCACCTGATAACGACGCAGGCCGAGCGGATCCCACACGCGAACCCGTTCCAGCAAAACGCCGAATCATCCTCGGCGTATCTGACCGCCGATTCCGAAGAGCGCGGTGAGATGATCCTCGAGACAATTCGAAGCGACGCGGACGTCGACTGGGAAGACGTCTCCGACGAGGAACTCGAGACCGCACTCGAGGACGCCAACACCACCGACGAGGAGATGCGGTACGTGATGATCGACTCGTCGATGGCCGGCGGCAAGTTCGGTGCGATCACGCAGTGGACCGGACCGGACCAGCAGGAGTATTCGCTTCCGGCGGATTACGAGTCCGGTGATACGATCTCCCCCGATGACCTCGACGAAGAATACGT contains the following coding sequences:
- a CDS encoding glycosyltransferase, with translation MHRNRPLRVLYLTTSREVFFDQQIETLESKGVDATVVVVPGEDQIDGDMGSGRGVWEYLEFFPRVRRALRDGEFDLIHANYGLTAPYAITQFSLPVVLTLWGSDVVGFDGRVTKACAWRCDAITVRSAEMRDLLGREAHILPSGIDLERFEPMDRLEARERVGWDRDTKQVLFPYSPDYERKNYPLAERVVEGARDRLDEKIELQTISGVDHEEVPVYMNAADALLLTSKHEGSPNTVKEAMACNLPVVSTAVGDVRTRLENVSPSGVGETEDELVDHLVSVLEADSRSNGREEVREVSWDRIGDRILGIYNDVL
- the aglG gene encoding glucosyl-dolichyl phosphate glucuronosyltransferase, translated to MKVSVVICTYAMERYDVFSECVESVLAQRYDPLETVIVVDGNDAVYDRVENDFGDHDDVVVHCNDENQGISYSRTKGAELADGEVVAFIDDDAVAEPDWIDELARVYEETDANAVGGHVAADWVTEKPDFFPAEFYWLVGCDERGMGEHMEELRNTYGSNISYRRDIFLNVGGYDQNTGRKGDRHIQAHEAPVCIRIANKYGTGVIYNTDAVVHHKLFDYRGEFRWLVFRSFWQGYSKRIMDLLLPEAAGDKNDYLKQLMLEFVPSRLRNLAISPSLPKVKQLVAIFVFTAAVGFGYLYGLSKSDASLIGEES
- a CDS encoding oligosaccharyl transferase, archaeosortase A system-associated produces the protein MSTDTEHVGEETESSFLETLKQWYHLPLIGVVMLFMYWVRMRPRDNFTYEDGSPMLSGVDSYYHWRTIEWTAENFPHTMPYEVYTGFPSGAYVGQFGTLFDQLIVTAAMIVGLGDPSSETLFTVAILSVPIMAALVAVPVFYMGRRLGGTVGGLVSIVVLSLFPGSFLARSTVGQLDHHVGEVLFMAIAVLAMMVALRAAERDKPIYELLVDRDWATLKAPTIYSALAGLAVSLYIWVWPSGVVLVGVLAIFFAVQLCLDYVRGVSPDHIAFVGAISMGVTALITALLIEELSASATSFGYVQPVAALLVGFGCVFMAWLARQWDNRDLESRYYPAAIAGLILVAFAGMALVLPDLFGTISDNLVRRLVPFGGAGTDATIQEAQRPENFLSAHVFEEFGAAFYTMIVGIVFLLLRPYFDREFRTEHTLLIVWALFLTSMAATQVRFAYYLVLPVAVLNAVFIADISRFINLDLEHGLQSVKQIETYQIIVIGMVVLLVFASIPMAAASPWQVTGDNPEAGSPAPAPSAGSQLWEGSNQWLAENTPDPGNYGGADNASELPYDGTYEYPDGEDYDYPGGAYGVMSWWDYGHLITTQAERIPHANPFQQNAESSSAYLTADSEERGEMILETIRSDADVDWEDVSDEELETALEDANTTDEEMRYVMIDSSMAGGKFGAITQWTGPDQQEYSLPADYESGDTISPDDLDEEYVEDESLYSQTMLSKMYFENGHNMEHYRLVHENTDQASQFISYAIMDGDEVLVENGQPQIGVNREASRGLQSQLRQIQQQSPYDVEIFDQRIGPGLKTFERVEGATITGTLEDEELAADDSAMITATLELETADGRVFGYAQEADIQADGSYELTVPYSTSGDLGVEDGYTNSSIDALDEYNLTVTADEGNTSYVEQYDGQVDVSETAVVEGESVDAGTLEVVEDGDVGEPADDVVDDGGDESGDGNQSDEGNQTDDGTSDNETAADDGGDETATDGGDTTGESGGDQTDDTQADAEDDQTTDGTE